The Dioscorea cayenensis subsp. rotundata cultivar TDr96_F1 chromosome 16, TDr96_F1_v2_PseudoChromosome.rev07_lg8_w22 25.fasta, whole genome shotgun sequence sequence GTTGAATCCGGATCGGACGGATGAGATGACTTTGCTTATGCGCGTTCGTCGAGGGAGAGTCGGGTCTGGATTGGATCTTTCCGACCCGTGGTTCGCGGGCGGAGCTGGTTAACCGTGTTTGCCGGTCTGGGTTCGGTTTGGTCCGGTTCGGTTGAACCaaaccaaattttatttaaagaataAAGTAGGGTTAATTAtggaaattaatattaattgttattattaattaaaaaaattaaataatattaaatttcttaaatattttttaagtgaAGGTAaattctcttattattatttttttatcatgatgAAAATTCATTTTTGGTCTTTGAATAAATCCATATGttttggctatatatatatatatatatataacattctatatatatatatatatatatttgatatgtatttgattgttttgatatttaaattaaagcCACTGGATCAATTTTGTGCTCATccgtttttcttaaaaaattgaaagctAGAAATTGAAATGTTTATATAAGGAGGAAGTCTTTAAGTAAAActctaatatatatttatatatatattagcaacTTAAATGCTTAAATAAAGATGAAGTTTTTAATTAGAAACTCTTCACTGTgtattttgcttaaaaaaaagaaatataaatatttttaccaCACCATGATATTACTCTGAGAGTTCGGAACTTTCATGTAggtacatatttttatttattatgttttttttatactttcGACTTATTTACTTTTACATCAAGCGgacttattattgtttaatcaatttataatttatctatttttaaattctttttcttgttttaaaatttcaattctCTTAATTCCACTCCCATTTACCAaaatagcaaataaaaaaataaacttctaAGTCTAAAACTGCATGattaattaaaagttaaaagaaccacaattaatcaaattaaataacacTTTGAAGCACTGTTCATGGATCATCTAAAAACAAATCTCAAACCTAGCTAGTTATTATTTGGTGGAGTCCAAATGAAGAATTAGcagcaattttttttcaatcatctTTTCATAAACAACACTACTaaacaccatcatcatcatcaacatcatcctaagatgaatgaaaaagaaagcgTAACATGCATGCAAACTCtttaattaaaaactcaaaactCAAATCATCTAAAAACCACTAGGAAATGTTGCAGTAGTATACTGTCTATCCATGACTTCAAGCAGCTTCTTTGCAACTGCTCCTGCATACACTGAAGATCCCTCACTTATCTGtgttttccataaaaaaataaataaataaatcaacaacttaattatatatatatatatatatataaacaagttgacaatttgattaattgaaaattcatacatatatatatatatatgtgcatgtaCCTTGGTATTGAGCATGAAGATGTAGTGTTCTCCAATGTTACCACCAGAGACATGGATGAGATTGAGTTGAAGTTCATCAAGAGCTTTGGCAACAAAGAGCAAGCAATTGACCTTCTTCTTCTGAGATAGTTTGATATTAACTTCATCGTCAACAATGCGAACATCGACGAAGCTGTCTTTCGACTTTCTTTGAAGCCAAGAACTCCGCAAAGCTCCATTGAGAGGATGGTGATCATGCTCATCTCTGAGTGGTCTCATGGATGAGCTTTCCATGTCTCCGGCCACTTCTTCGACGTCGGTGGTCCTAACCATCTTTCTCCTCTCTCTTCCAtgcctcttcttctccaccaagatcttcaactCACTCAGAGTTCTTCTCAGCTCATTGATGTACTCAATTGCATCTCCAACTATTGAAGCTCTATCAGCCTTTCAaaccaaaaacacaaaagataacaagaagagaaaagacATGCATGAAACTCAAGGATGTTTGAAATGGTAAAAAAGTAGTAGTAGGAAAGCAAAACCAACTAAAGAAAGTACCTTTGTTGGGTTTGGAACTAGTGACTTCAAGGCCTTGTATTTCTCATTCAACTGCTCCCTTCTTTGTCTCTCAGTGGCAAAATTTCCTTTCACTTCCCCTTTGTTCCCAATGATCTCCTTCCTGTAATCTATCACTGTGTTATCATACTGTCTTCCATCCATCTCTTGAAACACagtaccaccaccaccacctgcAACTCCTCCAACATGATCCCTTTCATCAATTCCACCAAACAAACCATAATTCTGAGGCAGTGACTGAAACAAGTCCCTCAAGAGATTGGTTTGAGGTGGTGTAGGATACCCCAAATGCAGTGAAGAGTCATAAAGCACTGAACCACTCTCCGCTGTCCCCGGCAACTCACCGAAAACATCAAGAGGGAAACTTCCCGGCTTCGAGAACGACATCGAAGCTGCCATGCTACTACATCTTGGTAACTGAAGAAGGTTGAGAAGATCAGGCACTGGGTATGTGCTTGTATGATCATAACACTGCATGTTTGGCTGCTGATCAGACATGTTTTGGATATCTTGCATGGTTGTGTTCCAGTCAGTGGAACTGTCCAGTGGATGAGCTTCTTGA is a genomic window containing:
- the LOC120278834 gene encoding transcription factor EAT1-like isoform X2, yielding MYSHASGYFDHCQESSQAHQEPLIIGVESDHPSLDHQNNNINNDLEDNMKISNFSLEDLSNPHNNDDNNNNNNSGDPPGMGLDQLQHQLGFDIEHELHSHLIQEAHPLDSSTDWNTTMQDIQNMSDQQPNMQCYDHTSTYPVPDLLNLLQLPRCSSMAASMSFSKPGSFPLDVFGELPGTAESGSVLYDSSLHLGYPTPPQTNLLRDLFQSLPQNYGLFGGIDERDHVGGVAGGGGGTVFQEMDGRQYDNTVIDYRKEIIGNKGEVKGNFATERQRREQLNEKYKALKSLVPNPTKADRASIVGDAIEYINELRRTLSELKILVEKKRHGRERRKMVRTTDVEEVAGDMESSSMRPLRDEHDHHPLNGALRSSWLQRKSKDSFVDVRIVDDEVNIKLSQKKKVNCLLFVAKALDELQLNLIHVSGGNIGEHYIFMLNTKEQLQRSCLKSWIDSILLQHFLVVFR
- the LOC120278834 gene encoding transcription factor EAT1-like isoform X1: MYSHASGYFDHCQESSQAHQEPLIIGVESDHPSLDHQNNNINNDLEDNMKISNFSLEDLSNPHNNDDNNNNNNSGDPPGMGLDQLQHQLGFDIEHELHSHLIQEAHPLDSSTDWNTTMQDIQNMSDQQPNMQCYDHTSTYPVPDLLNLLQLPRCSSMAASMSFSKPGSFPLDVFGELPGTAESGSVLYDSSLHLGYPTPPQTNLLRDLFQSLPQNYGLFGGIDERDHVGGVAGGGGGTVFQEMDGRQYDNTVIDYRKEIIGNKGEVKGNFATERQRREQLNEKYKALKSLVPNPTKADRASIVGDAIEYINELRRTLSELKILVEKKRHGRERRKMVRTTDVEEVAGDMESSSMRPLRDEHDHHPLNGALRSSWLQRKSKDSFVDVRIVDDEVNIKLSQKKKVNCLLFVAKALDELQLNLIHVSGGNIGEHYIFMLNTKISEGSSVYAGAVAKKLLEVMDRQYTTATFPSGF